A portion of the Anoplopoma fimbria isolate UVic2021 breed Golden Eagle Sablefish chromosome 15, Afim_UVic_2022, whole genome shotgun sequence genome contains these proteins:
- the plekhd1 gene encoding pleckstrin homology domain-containing family D member 1: MFSSSSRNSLLSPRLSMEQSDSEALDISTKVQLHGVLWKRPFGRPSAKWSRRFFIIKDSFLLYYAESERRSFESNRYFNIHPKGVIPLGGCVVSSNENMGMPFAIVVNLEDFTGTIVLAAESGEEQVQWMEMLQESGKVTWRNAQLGEAMIESLEAQGLQLAKEKQEYLDKLMEETEELSHQRAEREELERLNQVLEEEKMKFEEVVVELKAEQEHIKLDLDGTAQSLKGVETENEELSNLTVLLQKSIEELSQEKQRTLELLGVKEQKETETAEESSACRESKDDEEPADLDLLQDLKHIEEQMKILLREKEQADDKLRENDQRAQVLQQEREYYSTQAQTLQQSLSQLTVDKQQTEVELKAEIESRVELEQRLKQAEQALQDLEKGLDSLERTKETDEKMKGGVSHLRRFFEECICAAEIEAKLPSIMKNAVYLHKAAARRIKSCRIQRRASRRHWCKSELKQSKSFAVSSADGGSMEELRETARRLTSDSSFRESVYKIITRKDATNKTED, encoded by the exons ATGTTCTCGTCCTCGTCCAGAAACTCTCTGCTATCGCCCAGGTTGTCCATGGAGCAGTCGGACTCTGAAGCGTTGGACATCAGCACTAAGGTGCAGCTGCACGGGGTTCTGTGGAAGAGGCCCTTCGGACGGCCGTCGGCCAAGTGGTCCCGCAG ATTCTTCATCATCAAAGACAGCTTCTTGCTCTACTATGCGGAGAGCGAGAGGAGAAGCTTTGAGAGCAACAGGTACTTCAACATCCACCCCAAG GGAGTCATTCCTTTGGGAGGATGTGTGGTGTCGTCTAATGAAAACATGGGCATGCCCTTTGCCATCGTGGTCAACCTGGAGGACTTCACT GGCACCATCGTCCTGGCTGCTGAGTCTGGGGAGGAGCAGGTCCAGTGGATGGAGATGCTGCAGGAGTCAGGGAAAGT GACGTGGAGGAACGCTCAGCTGGGTGAAGCCATGATCGAGAGTCTGGAGGCTCAGGGGCTGCAGCTGGCCAAGGAGAAGCAGGAGTACCTGG aTAAACTGATGGAAGAGACTGAGGAGCTCAGTCATCAGAGGGCTGAAAGAGAG GAGCTGGAGCGTCTGAACCAggtcctggaggaggagaagatgaagtttgaggaggtggtggtggagctgAAGGCGGAGCAGGAGCATAtcaaatt AGACCTGGACGGCACGGCTCAGTCCCTGAAAGGTGTTGAGACTGAAAATGAAGAGCTGAGCAATTTAACCGTCCTGCTGCAGAAATCCATCgag GAGCTCTCTCAGGAAAAACAGAGAACTCTGGAGCTGCTGGGGGTGAAGGAGCAGAAGGAGACGGAGACGGCGGAGGAGAGCTCCGCCTGCAGGGAGTCTAAGGACGACGAGGAACCCGCAGACCTGGACCTGCTGCAGGACCTGAAACACATCGAGGAGCAGATGAAGATCCTGCTGAGGGAGAAGGAGCAGGCTGACGACAA GCTCAGGGAGAACGACCAGCGGGCTCAAGTCCTGCAGCAGGAGAGGGAGTACTACTCTACTCAGGCTCAGACGCTGCAGCAGTCGCTCTCTCAGCTCACTGTGGACAAACAGCAGACCGAGGTTGAGCTCAAG GCGGAGATAGAGTCTCGGGTGGAGCTGGAGCAGAGACTGAAGCAGGCTGAACAGGCTCTGCAGGACCTGGAGAAAGGCCTGGACTCACTGGAGCGGACCAAAGAGACCGACGAGAAGATGAAGGGCGGCGTGAGTCACCTGAGGA GATTCTTTGAGGAGTGTATCTGTGCAGCGGAGATCGAGGCGAAGCTTCCGTCGATAATGAAGAACGCCGTGTATCTGCACAAAGCTGCTGCACGCAGGATCAAGAGCTGCCGGATCCAGAGGAGAGCCTCCAGACGCCACTGGTGTAAGTCTGAGC TAAAACAATCCAAGTCTTTTGCTGTATCCAGTGCCGATGGCGGAAGCATGGAGGAGCTTCGGGAGACGGCCCGACGACTTACCTCTGACAGTAGCTTCAGAGAGAGCGTGTACAAGATCATTACACGTAAGGACGCTACGAACAAAACAGAGGACTGA